One part of the Bacteroidota bacterium genome encodes these proteins:
- a CDS encoding LytTR family DNA-binding domain-containing protein — translation METTWKLGPALRYLPVIILIGLGIGIANHAIGFRALLAEAMLLNTITSICVGFPLVLIYTNADFLWQRPPLKGATAQGGLVVFGLAFALIGLASSEVELLVRTLGLNDGPYVPFSGGGTYVANAIISVILGFSFLNPMPAQDEKGQASTTVAADEQPDTVLETIPVNQGAAIHLVPVPTLGLLEAADKYAYLYTITGDKHLCDYSLSRLEQRLPDSFVRIHRSYIINTRQIARIKPFDKKRYLIEFTNHTIPAVKSSATYQHVLRELTRLA, via the coding sequence ATGGAGACAACGTGGAAATTGGGGCCGGCGCTGCGATACCTGCCGGTGATTATTCTTATTGGCCTTGGAATAGGAATTGCCAATCATGCCATTGGTTTCCGCGCCTTGCTGGCTGAGGCTATGCTTCTCAATACAATCACCAGCATCTGCGTAGGATTTCCGCTGGTACTGATTTACACAAATGCAGATTTCCTTTGGCAACGCCCGCCACTAAAAGGGGCTACAGCACAAGGGGGACTCGTGGTATTCGGTTTGGCCTTCGCCCTGATAGGCTTAGCATCTTCAGAAGTAGAGTTGCTTGTGCGGACCCTTGGCCTTAATGATGGGCCTTATGTACCATTCTCCGGCGGGGGCACCTATGTTGCTAATGCAATCATTAGTGTCATCCTGGGTTTCAGTTTTCTTAATCCGATGCCGGCGCAAGATGAAAAGGGACAAGCATCGACTACAGTTGCCGCCGATGAACAACCTGATACTGTCCTGGAAACCATTCCCGTGAACCAGGGGGCGGCAATCCATTTAGTGCCTGTACCTACGCTTGGTTTGCTGGAAGCAGCCGATAAATACGCATATCTGTATACCATAACCGGTGATAAACACCTCTGCGATTACTCGTTGTCGCGCCTGGAGCAGCGGTTGCCCGATAGCTTTGTACGCATACACCGCAGTTACATCATCAACACGCGGCAGATTGCCCGCATAAAACCGTTTGATAAGAAGCGGTACCTCATCGAGTTTACCAATCACACCATCCCCGCCGTAAAAAGTAGCGCCACCTATCAACATGTGCTGCGCGAGCTAACCCGCCTGGCCTGA